One Amycolatopsis sp. NBC_00355 genomic window carries:
- the paaA gene encoding 1,2-phenylacetyl-CoA epoxidase subunit PaaA has protein sequence MTATLPETELEELFEHTIERDQRIEPRDWVPEGYRKTMIRQIAQHAHSEIIGMQPEGNWITRAPSLRRKAILLAKVQDEAGHGLYLYSAAATLGADRADLTDKLITGKQKYSSIFNYPTLTFADVGVIGWLVDGAAICNQVPLCRSSYGPYARAMIRICKEESFHQRQGYELLMTMMKGTQQQRDMVQEAVNRWWWPSLMMFGPPDADSPNTAQSMAWKVKRHTNDELRQRFVDMSVPQAAALGVTFPDADLKWNASREHYDFGAVDWDEFKNVLKGNGPCNASRVAHRRRAHDDGAWVREAAVAHAAKKEERK, from the coding sequence GTGACCGCCACTTTGCCTGAGACCGAACTCGAGGAGCTCTTCGAGCACACCATCGAGCGCGACCAGCGGATCGAGCCGCGCGACTGGGTGCCCGAGGGCTACCGCAAGACGATGATCCGGCAGATCGCGCAGCACGCGCACTCCGAGATCATCGGCATGCAGCCCGAGGGCAACTGGATCACGCGCGCGCCGTCGTTGCGGCGCAAGGCGATCCTGCTCGCCAAGGTGCAGGACGAGGCCGGCCACGGGCTCTACCTGTACTCGGCTGCGGCGACGCTGGGCGCCGATCGCGCGGACCTGACCGACAAGCTGATCACGGGCAAGCAGAAGTACTCGTCGATCTTCAACTACCCGACGCTGACCTTCGCCGACGTCGGCGTGATCGGCTGGCTCGTCGACGGCGCGGCGATCTGCAACCAGGTGCCGCTGTGCCGCAGCTCCTACGGGCCGTACGCGCGGGCGATGATCCGCATCTGCAAGGAGGAGTCCTTCCACCAGCGGCAGGGGTACGAGCTGCTGATGACGATGATGAAGGGCACCCAGCAGCAGCGGGACATGGTCCAGGAGGCCGTGAACCGCTGGTGGTGGCCGTCGCTGATGATGTTCGGCCCACCGGACGCCGACTCGCCGAACACCGCGCAGTCGATGGCGTGGAAGGTCAAGCGCCACACCAACGACGAGCTGCGGCAGCGCTTCGTCGACATGTCGGTGCCGCAGGCGGCCGCGCTCGGTGTCACGTTCCCGGACGCCGATCTCAAGTGGAACGCTTCTCGTGAGCACTACGACTTCGGTGCGGTCGACTGGGACGAGTTCAAGAACGTGTTGAAGGGCAACGGCCCGTGCAACGCGTCGCGCGTCGCCCACCGGCGTCGCGCGCACGACGACGGCGCGTGGGTTCGCGAAGCCGCCGTGGCGCACGCGGCGAAGAAAGAGGAGCGCAAGTGA
- the paaB gene encoding 1,2-phenylacetyl-CoA epoxidase subunit PaaB, whose product MEGVPAAPGPVKHDWPLYEVFVRGKRGLNHVHVGSLHAADDEMALHHARDLYTRRNEGVSIWVVRASDITASSPDEKDPFFAPSGDKVYRHPTFYDIPEEVPHI is encoded by the coding sequence CTGGAGGGTGTCCCCGCCGCGCCCGGCCCGGTCAAGCACGACTGGCCGTTGTACGAGGTGTTCGTCCGGGGCAAGCGCGGGCTGAACCACGTGCACGTCGGCTCGCTGCACGCGGCCGACGACGAGATGGCGCTGCACCACGCGCGGGACCTGTACACGCGGCGCAACGAAGGTGTGTCGATCTGGGTCGTGCGCGCCTCCGACATCACGGCGTCCTCGCCGGACGAGAAAGACCCGTTCTTCGCGCCGAGCGGCGACAAGGTCTACCGGCACCCGACGTTCTACGACATCCCCGAGGAGGTGCCGCACATATGA
- the paaE gene encoding 1,2-phenylacetyl-CoA epoxidase subunit PaaE — MAFHPLKVAGIARLCDDAVAVTFDVPSALAQDFDFKPGQSLTLRRSVDGRDERRSYSICAAAGTAPRVGVRLVPGGLFSSWLLNDVRAGDTIEVAPPTGSFTPDLSEGGHHVLIAAGSGITPVLSIVSSLLATPDATVTVLYGNRRTDTVMFADELADLKDRAPSRLELIHVLSREPREAELFTGRLDVPKLRQLFSSLVPVSEVDHWWLCGPFEMVTGAQELLVSLDVPRARIHQELFYVDTPPEPVTHVDPTVAGASSEVRVVLDGRSSSMTLPRSSSVLDGAQKFRPDLPFACKGGVCGTCRARVTEGKVDLRRNFALEEAEVAAGFVLTCQSYPVSETVTVDYDA; from the coding sequence GTGGCGTTCCACCCCTTGAAGGTCGCGGGCATCGCGCGGCTGTGCGACGACGCGGTCGCCGTCACGTTCGACGTCCCGTCCGCGCTGGCCCAGGACTTCGACTTCAAGCCGGGCCAGTCCCTGACGTTGCGGCGCTCGGTCGACGGCCGCGACGAGCGCCGTTCGTACTCGATCTGCGCGGCGGCGGGCACGGCACCGCGAGTGGGCGTCCGCCTGGTCCCGGGCGGCCTGTTCTCGTCTTGGCTGCTGAACGACGTCCGCGCGGGCGACACGATCGAGGTCGCCCCGCCCACGGGTTCGTTCACCCCGGACCTTTCCGAAGGTGGCCACCACGTCCTGATCGCGGCGGGCTCGGGCATCACGCCGGTGCTGTCGATCGTGTCGTCGCTGCTGGCCACGCCGGACGCGACGGTGACGGTGCTGTACGGCAACCGCCGCACGGACACGGTGATGTTCGCGGACGAGCTGGCGGACCTGAAGGACCGCGCACCGTCCCGCTTGGAGCTGATCCACGTCCTGTCCCGCGAGCCGCGCGAAGCGGAGCTGTTCACGGGCCGGTTGGACGTCCCGAAGCTGCGGCAGCTGTTCTCGTCGCTGGTCCCGGTGTCCGAAGTGGACCATTGGTGGCTGTGCGGACCGTTCGAGATGGTGACGGGCGCGCAGGAGCTGCTGGTTTCCCTGGACGTGCCCCGCGCGCGCATCCACCAGGAGCTGTTCTACGTCGACACCCCGCCGGAACCGGTGACCCACGTCGATCCGACGGTGGCGGGAGCGTCCTCGGAAGTCCGAGTCGTCCTGGACGGCCGCTCGTCGTCGATGACGTTGCCCAGGTCGTCATCGGTCCTGGACGGCGCCCAGAAGTTCCGCCCGGACCTGCCGTTCGCTTGCAAGGGCGGCGTGTGCGGCACGTGCCGAGCACGCGTCACGGAGGGAAAGGTGGACCTGCGCCGCAACTTCGCCCTGGAAGAGGCGGAGGTGGCGGCGGGCTTCGTCCTGACGTGCCAGTCGTACCCGGTCTCGGAGACGGTGACAGTCGACTACGACGCCTGA
- a CDS encoding adenylate/guanylate cyclase domain-containing protein, whose protein sequence is MPDSSEELQQRLERILLGGRRKYTRLEVAEKAGVPDDRSRRLWRALGFATVPDDEVVFTDADVDAMRTADQLVQSGLIDPSIEVAVTRALGQHLSRLAEWQVDMLFELIKEQPELGRSERQVARLVDRLLPELEQVQNFVWRRHLAAYAGRAFAAPDENLETRTQVVGFVDMVGYTRLTRQIDEDELSRVLDAFELLATETIAEHHGRVVKMIGDEVLFVADSAVAAAEIALALTERTSADESIPAVRAGMASGRVLNRFGDVYGSVVNLAARLTSVARPGTILIDRELATELAEEPAYELRQRRPVTVRGYNRLRPSALRRARAAPTGVFASSQQLAAEMMGLTEPNLAEDEPALLGEDPAETPRARRRRRRRML, encoded by the coding sequence GTGCCTGATTCGAGTGAGGAACTTCAGCAGCGGCTCGAGCGGATCCTGCTCGGCGGCCGGCGGAAGTACACCCGGCTCGAAGTGGCCGAAAAGGCCGGCGTGCCCGACGATCGGTCGCGCCGGCTTTGGCGTGCGCTGGGGTTCGCGACCGTCCCCGACGACGAGGTGGTCTTCACCGACGCCGACGTCGACGCCATGCGGACGGCCGATCAGCTGGTGCAGTCGGGCTTGATCGACCCGAGCATCGAGGTGGCGGTGACGCGCGCGCTCGGCCAGCACCTGTCGCGGCTGGCCGAGTGGCAGGTCGACATGCTGTTCGAGCTGATCAAGGAGCAGCCCGAGCTCGGTCGCAGCGAGCGGCAGGTGGCCCGGCTCGTCGACCGGCTGCTGCCGGAGCTCGAGCAGGTGCAGAACTTCGTCTGGCGCCGGCACCTGGCGGCGTACGCCGGGCGGGCGTTCGCGGCGCCGGATGAGAACCTCGAGACGCGCACGCAGGTGGTCGGGTTCGTCGACATGGTCGGCTACACGCGCCTGACGCGCCAGATCGACGAGGACGAGCTGAGCCGCGTGCTCGACGCGTTCGAGCTGCTGGCGACGGAGACGATCGCCGAGCACCACGGCCGCGTGGTGAAGATGATCGGCGACGAGGTCCTGTTCGTCGCCGACTCGGCGGTGGCCGCGGCGGAGATCGCGCTGGCCCTGACCGAGCGGACGTCGGCGGACGAGAGCATCCCGGCGGTCCGCGCGGGCATGGCGTCCGGCCGGGTCTTGAACCGCTTCGGCGACGTCTACGGCTCGGTGGTCAACCTGGCGGCCCGCCTGACGTCGGTGGCCCGCCCGGGCACGATCCTGATCGACCGCGAGCTGGCCACCGAGCTGGCGGAAGAACCGGCGTACGAGCTGCGCCAGCGCCGCCCGGTGACGGTCCGCGGCTACAACCGCCTCCGCCCATCGGCGCTGCGCCGGGCGCGCGCGGCCCCGACGGGCGTCTTCGCAAGCTCACAGCAGCTGGCGGCGGAGATGATGGGCCTCACGGAGCCGAACCTCGCGGAAGACGAGCCCGCGCTTCTCGGCGAGGACCCCGCCGAGACACCCCGCGCACGCCGCCGTCGCCGCAGGCGCATGCTCTGA
- a CDS encoding universal stress protein, translating to MGAAYRTVVVGTDGSESSFAAVDRAAAVAGDAGATLVITCAFYPASKTDVDKAQDVLGDEAYQVVGSAPAEDTLQSARDRAVRAGAEKIDTVAVKGDPVDSLRKVVHEREADLLVVGNRGLNTIAGRILGSVPSEVARKSGVDVLIVHTT from the coding sequence ATGGGTGCGGCATATCGGACCGTGGTGGTGGGCACGGACGGCTCAGAGTCCTCGTTCGCGGCGGTGGACCGCGCGGCGGCGGTAGCCGGCGACGCGGGGGCGACGCTCGTCATCACGTGCGCGTTCTACCCGGCCAGCAAGACCGACGTCGACAAGGCCCAGGACGTCCTGGGTGACGAGGCCTACCAGGTCGTCGGCTCAGCGCCGGCCGAGGACACACTGCAGTCCGCGCGGGACCGCGCGGTGCGCGCCGGCGCCGAGAAGATCGACACGGTCGCGGTGAAGGGCGACCCGGTCGACTCGCTGCGCAAGGTGGTGCACGAGCGCGAGGCGGACCTGCTGGTCGTCGGCAACCGCGGGCTGAACACGATCGCGGGCCGGATCCTGGGCTCGGTGCCGTCGGAGGTGGCGCGCAAGTCCGGCGTGGACGTGCTGATCGTCCACACGACCTGA
- the paaD gene encoding 1,2-phenylacetyl-CoA epoxidase subunit PaaD — MVTASLVAATVTDPELPMLTLADLGVLRSVSEVDGRVVVAITPTYTGCPAMDTMRDDLEHALVGAGYADVEIRTQLSPSWTSDWITSEGRRKLAEAGIAPPGAAPRRSGPIPLTLSAPVTAVPCPLCGSADTEEQSRFGATACKALRRCRSCQEPFEHVKEI, encoded by the coding sequence ATGGTGACCGCTTCTCTGGTCGCCGCGACGGTCACCGACCCCGAGCTGCCGATGCTGACACTGGCCGACCTGGGTGTGCTGCGCTCGGTGTCCGAAGTGGACGGTCGCGTGGTCGTCGCGATCACGCCGACGTACACCGGCTGCCCAGCGATGGACACCATGCGCGACGACCTGGAGCACGCGCTGGTCGGCGCGGGCTACGCGGACGTCGAGATCCGGACGCAGCTGTCGCCGTCGTGGACGTCGGACTGGATCACGTCGGAAGGCCGTCGCAAGCTGGCCGAGGCCGGCATCGCCCCGCCGGGCGCGGCGCCGCGGCGGTCGGGCCCGATCCCGCTGACGCTGTCGGCGCCGGTGACGGCGGTGCCGTGCCCGCTGTGCGGGTCCGCGGACACCGAGGAGCAGTCCCGCTTCGGCGCGACGGCGTGCAAGGCGCTGCGGCGCTGCCGGTCGTGCCAGGAGCCTTTCGAGCACGTCAAGGAGATCTAG
- a CDS encoding chromosome segregation protein yields the protein MPLGAGFDVAKRGYSRAQVDEHLERLDADLKMLTADRDAAIAQAGDLARQLEIARGEIADLRGQVDRLAQPPTSVEGLSERLQRMLRLAQDESADTRARAEAEAGHIRAKAETDASAMRARYEQLLTELDLRRKEMEAEHRKVLEDARAQAKEITDKAEAERTKLDTESSDRRTKVEEDFEIAMASRRTEAMRVLAEQEAASKAEAARRVQEATQDAADIRAKILEEENATKAEVERRQRESVADANKRRQDSINEANARLAEAADEARRRVSTATDESNRRITQANERVDSLRKVRGGLAEQVRAARAVLAEAHTVLGDEVKVPAEITTDLKAADLKSDAPAAESDTGKTKPVNDVEETIRIRASDVPKPPAASKQAAKATPKPTPKPSPRPSGARKATGE from the coding sequence GTGCCGCTGGGAGCCGGCTTCGACGTGGCGAAGCGCGGGTACAGCCGAGCACAGGTCGACGAGCACCTCGAACGGCTGGACGCCGACCTGAAGATGCTCACCGCGGATCGGGACGCCGCCATCGCGCAGGCCGGCGACCTGGCCCGGCAGCTGGAGATCGCGCGCGGCGAGATCGCGGACCTGCGCGGGCAGGTCGACCGGCTGGCCCAGCCGCCCACCAGCGTCGAAGGCCTCTCGGAGCGGCTGCAGCGGATGCTGCGCCTGGCCCAGGACGAGTCCGCGGACACGCGGGCCCGCGCCGAAGCGGAGGCCGGCCACATCCGGGCCAAGGCCGAGACGGACGCGAGCGCCATGCGCGCCCGCTACGAGCAGCTGCTCACCGAGCTCGACCTGCGCCGCAAGGAGATGGAGGCGGAGCACCGCAAGGTGCTCGAGGACGCCCGCGCGCAGGCCAAGGAGATCACCGACAAGGCCGAGGCCGAGCGCACGAAGCTCGACACCGAGTCGTCGGACCGGCGCACGAAGGTCGAAGAGGACTTCGAGATCGCGATGGCTTCGCGCCGCACCGAGGCGATGCGGGTGCTGGCCGAGCAGGAAGCCGCGAGCAAGGCCGAGGCCGCGCGCCGCGTGCAGGAGGCGACCCAGGACGCCGCCGACATCCGCGCGAAGATCCTCGAGGAGGAGAACGCCACCAAGGCCGAGGTCGAGCGTCGGCAGCGGGAGTCGGTCGCGGACGCGAACAAGCGCCGTCAGGATTCGATCAACGAGGCCAACGCCCGGCTCGCCGAAGCCGCGGACGAGGCGCGGCGCCGCGTCTCGACGGCGACCGACGAGTCGAACCGGCGGATCACCCAGGCGAACGAGCGCGTCGACTCGCTGCGCAAGGTGCGCGGCGGGCTGGCCGAGCAGGTGCGCGCGGCGCGGGCGGTGCTCGCCGAGGCGCACACCGTCCTCGGCGACGAGGTGAAGGTGCCCGCGGAGATCACGACCGATCTGAAGGCGGCCGACCTGAAATCGGACGCGCCGGCGGCCGAATCCGACACCGGGAAAACGAAGCCGGTGAACGACGTCGAAGAGACCATCCGGATCCGGGCCTCCGACGTCCCGAAGCCACCGGCGGCCTCCAAGCAGGCGGCGAAAGCCACTCCCAAGCCCACGCCGAAGCCCAGTCCGCGGCCAAGCGGAGCGCGGAAAGCGACTGGCGAGTAA
- the paaC gene encoding 1,2-phenylacetyl-CoA epoxidase subunit PaaC, translating into MSFDNVYESLTEENDARWAFGTGFEDPLSGVDTSVPSGVDGAQLVAYCLMLGDDALIFSHRLQEWCTNAPELEDEVAIANIGLDLLGQARLLLARAGKADGSSRSEDSFAFDRVENEFRNVRLAELGGGHFGHLIARLFVFSTWRLALLQRLVTSVDPVLAAIADKGVKEVTYHRDYAAQWLVRLGDGTTLSHERMQEGLDAVWPYVGELFRTHSLELVDAASLRPEFDAVLDQVLSAATLTRPSSGELAGVSGRTGRDGVHTEQMGFLLAELQSVARAMPDAKW; encoded by the coding sequence ATGAGCTTCGACAACGTCTACGAGTCGCTGACCGAGGAGAACGACGCCCGCTGGGCGTTCGGCACCGGCTTCGAGGACCCGCTGTCCGGAGTGGACACTTCGGTGCCGTCCGGTGTGGACGGTGCCCAGCTCGTGGCGTACTGCCTGATGCTGGGCGACGACGCGCTGATCTTCTCCCACCGGCTGCAGGAGTGGTGCACGAACGCGCCCGAGCTGGAGGACGAGGTCGCGATCGCGAACATCGGCCTCGACCTGCTCGGCCAGGCGCGGCTGCTGCTGGCTCGCGCCGGCAAAGCCGACGGCTCTTCGCGCTCGGAGGACTCGTTCGCGTTCGACCGCGTGGAGAACGAGTTCCGCAACGTCCGGCTCGCGGAGCTGGGCGGCGGGCACTTCGGGCACCTCATCGCGCGGCTGTTCGTGTTCTCGACGTGGCGCCTCGCGCTGCTGCAGCGGCTGGTGACGTCGGTGGACCCGGTCCTGGCGGCGATCGCGGACAAGGGCGTCAAGGAAGTCACCTACCACCGCGACTACGCGGCGCAGTGGCTGGTCCGGCTCGGCGACGGCACGACCCTGTCGCACGAGCGGATGCAGGAGGGGCTCGACGCGGTGTGGCCGTACGTCGGCGAGCTGTTCCGGACGCATTCCCTGGAACTGGTGGACGCGGCTTCGCTGCGCCCGGAGTTCGATGCGGTCCTGGACCAGGTGCTTTCCGCGGCGACTCTTACCCGGCCTTCGTCCGGAGAGCTCGCCGGTGTGTCCGGCCGGACGGGCCGCGACGGCGTCCACACCGAGCAGATGGGGTTCCTGCTGGCGGAGCTGCAGAGCGTGGCCCGGGCGATGCCGGACGCGAAATGGTGA
- the ccrA gene encoding crotonyl-CoA carboxylase/reductase: protein MTQLGEIQQAILNGESAAVGSLPVPETYRGVTVHADEVDMFEGLESRDKDPRKSLHVDEVPVPELGPGEALVAVMASAINYNTVWTSIFEPIPTFKFLKKYGKLSPLAKRHDLPYHVVGSDLSGVVLRTGVGVHTWKPGDEVVAHCLNVELESPDGHNDTMLDTEQRIWGFETNFGGLAEVALVKANQLMPKPDHLTWEEAASPGLVNSTAYRQLVSRNGADMKQGDVVLIWGASGGLGSYATQYALNGGAIPVCVVSSPEKAAICRKLGAELIIDRSAEAYKFWKSDTEQDPKEWQRFGAKIRELTGGEDPDIVFEHPGRETFGASVYAARKGGTIVTCASTSGYMHQYDNRYLWMNLKRIVGSHFANYRESWEANRLIAKGLIHPTLSKTYSLEETGQAALDVHRNAHQGKVGVLALAPQEGLGVRDEEKRAKHLEGINAFRGA from the coding sequence ATGACGCAGCTCGGCGAGATCCAGCAGGCCATCCTGAACGGCGAGTCGGCCGCGGTCGGCTCGTTGCCCGTGCCGGAGACCTACCGGGGCGTGACCGTCCACGCGGACGAGGTCGACATGTTCGAGGGCCTCGAGAGCCGGGACAAGGACCCGCGCAAGTCGCTGCACGTGGACGAAGTGCCCGTCCCGGAGCTGGGCCCCGGCGAGGCCCTGGTCGCGGTGATGGCGAGCGCCATCAACTACAACACCGTGTGGACGTCGATCTTCGAGCCGATCCCCACGTTCAAGTTCCTGAAGAAGTACGGCAAGCTCTCGCCGCTGGCGAAGCGGCACGACCTGCCCTACCACGTGGTCGGCTCGGACCTGTCCGGCGTCGTGCTGCGCACCGGGGTCGGCGTGCACACCTGGAAGCCCGGCGACGAGGTGGTCGCGCACTGCCTGAACGTCGAGCTCGAAAGCCCGGACGGGCACAACGACACGATGCTCGACACCGAGCAGCGGATCTGGGGCTTCGAGACGAACTTCGGCGGCCTCGCCGAGGTCGCGCTGGTCAAGGCGAACCAGCTGATGCCGAAGCCGGACCACCTCACCTGGGAGGAGGCCGCCTCCCCCGGGCTGGTCAACTCCACCGCCTACCGCCAGCTCGTCTCGCGCAACGGCGCGGACATGAAGCAGGGTGACGTCGTCCTGATCTGGGGCGCTTCGGGCGGCCTCGGCTCCTACGCGACGCAGTACGCGCTGAACGGCGGCGCCATCCCGGTGTGTGTCGTGTCCAGCCCGGAGAAGGCCGCGATCTGCCGGAAGCTCGGCGCCGAGCTGATCATCGACCGCAGCGCCGAGGCCTACAAGTTCTGGAAGAGCGACACCGAGCAGGACCCGAAGGAGTGGCAGCGGTTCGGCGCGAAGATCCGCGAGCTGACCGGCGGCGAGGACCCCGACATCGTGTTCGAGCACCCGGGCCGGGAGACGTTCGGCGCGTCCGTCTACGCCGCGCGCAAGGGCGGCACGATCGTCACCTGTGCGTCCACCTCGGGCTACATGCACCAGTACGACAACCGCTACCTGTGGATGAACCTGAAGCGGATCGTCGGCTCCCACTTCGCGAACTACCGCGAGTCCTGGGAGGCGAACCGGCTGATCGCGAAGGGGCTGATCCACCCGACGCTGTCGAAGACGTACTCGCTCGAAGAGACCGGGCAGGCCGCGCTGGACGTCCACCGCAACGCGCACCAGGGCAAGGTCGGCGTGCTCGCGCTCGCGCCGCAGGAAGGCCTCGGCGTCCGCGACGAGGAGAAGCGCGCGAAGCACCTTGAAGGGATCAACGCGTTCCGCGGCGCCTGA
- the paaI gene encoding hydroxyphenylacetyl-CoA thioesterase PaaI, with product MTNAAHTMFAADEASRALGITLVDAGDGRAVATMTITASMVNGHDIAHGGYVFLLADTAFACACNTHGPVTVAAGAEISFVAAGRLGDHLVATATERTRYGRNGIYDVTVQRETPAGPEVVAEFRGRSRVISGKRDQA from the coding sequence ATGACCAACGCCGCGCACACCATGTTCGCCGCGGACGAGGCGTCCCGCGCGCTGGGCATCACCCTCGTCGATGCGGGCGACGGGCGCGCGGTCGCGACCATGACGATCACCGCGTCCATGGTCAACGGGCACGACATCGCGCACGGCGGGTACGTCTTCTTGCTCGCCGACACGGCCTTCGCCTGCGCGTGCAACACCCACGGCCCGGTCACTGTCGCCGCCGGTGCGGAAATCTCGTTCGTCGCCGCCGGCCGGCTCGGCGACCACCTCGTCGCGACGGCCACCGAGCGCACCCGCTACGGCCGCAACGGCATCTACGACGTCACGGTGCAGCGGGAGACCCCCGCGGGACCGGAAGTCGTCGCCGAATTCCGCGGCCGCAGCCGCGTCATCTCCGGGAAACGGGACCAAGCATGA
- the paaZ gene encoding phenylacetic acid degradation bifunctional protein PaaZ yields the protein MGLLRSYVSGEWHTAAEDGAPLHDATTGEEVARVSSAGVDFAGALEYGRRVGGPALRELTFHQRSALLKALASHLREHREELYALSAKTGSTLGDSKFDIDGGIGVLFSYASKGKRELPNDTVYVEGGVEPLSKGGTFVAQHIATPLRGVAVQINAFNFPVWGPLEKFAPAFLAGVPSLVKPASQTAYLTARLVELIIESGILPEGSLQFVAGSVGDLLDHVTAQDLVSFTGSASTAQKLRAHPAIIRNAVRFNAEADSLNCSILGPDARPGTTEFDLYVKQLTSEMTVKAGQKCTAIRRAFVPASLLDDVAAAASARLAKVTVGNPTAEGVRMGALASLEQREEVRRSLKALLDAGSIVFGDPEKVEVVDADAERGAFLSPVLLKADPERSEPHEVEAFGPVSTLLPYTSTEQVIELAARGGGSLAGSIVSADKEFVREVVLGAAAYHGRLLVLDADDAKESTGHGSPMPQLVHGGPGRAGGGEEMGGIRGVLHHMQRTAVQGSPAVLSAVTGRWVTGAPRTESDVHPFRKSLAELKIGDSVVAGPRTVLQSDVDHFAEFTGDTFYAHTDPEAAAANPLFGGIVAHGYLVVSFAAGLFVSPEPGPVLANYGLENLRFLTPVKVDDALTVTLTAKQITPRIDQEYGEVRWDADVTNDDGDSVAKYDVLTLVSKEQP from the coding sequence ATGGGTTTGCTGCGCAGCTACGTCTCGGGCGAGTGGCACACGGCGGCGGAAGACGGTGCCCCGCTGCACGACGCCACGACCGGCGAGGAGGTCGCCCGCGTCTCCTCGGCGGGCGTCGACTTCGCGGGCGCGCTCGAGTACGGCCGGCGGGTCGGCGGCCCGGCGCTGCGCGAGCTGACGTTCCACCAGCGGTCGGCGCTGCTCAAGGCACTGGCCTCACACCTGCGCGAGCACCGCGAGGAGCTGTACGCACTCTCCGCGAAGACCGGCTCGACGCTGGGTGACTCCAAGTTCGACATCGACGGCGGCATCGGCGTCCTGTTCAGCTACGCCTCCAAGGGCAAGCGCGAGCTGCCGAACGACACCGTCTACGTCGAGGGCGGCGTCGAGCCGCTGAGCAAGGGCGGCACGTTCGTCGCCCAGCACATCGCAACGCCGCTGCGAGGCGTCGCCGTCCAGATCAACGCGTTCAACTTCCCGGTGTGGGGGCCGCTGGAGAAGTTCGCCCCGGCGTTCCTGGCCGGCGTCCCGAGCCTGGTCAAGCCCGCCAGCCAGACGGCCTACCTCACGGCCCGCCTGGTCGAGCTGATCATCGAGTCGGGGATCCTGCCCGAAGGGTCGCTGCAGTTCGTCGCGGGCAGTGTCGGCGACCTGCTCGACCACGTGACCGCGCAGGACCTGGTGTCGTTCACCGGCTCGGCGTCCACCGCGCAGAAGCTGCGTGCGCACCCGGCGATCATCCGCAACGCCGTCCGCTTCAACGCCGAGGCCGACTCGTTGAATTGCTCGATCCTCGGCCCGGACGCGCGCCCCGGGACGACGGAGTTCGACCTCTACGTCAAGCAGCTGACCTCGGAGATGACGGTCAAGGCGGGGCAGAAGTGCACGGCGATCCGCCGCGCGTTCGTCCCGGCTTCGCTGCTCGATGACGTCGCCGCGGCGGCGTCCGCGCGGCTCGCGAAGGTGACGGTCGGCAACCCGACCGCCGAGGGTGTCCGGATGGGCGCGCTGGCCAGCCTGGAGCAGCGCGAAGAGGTCCGGCGCTCGCTCAAGGCCCTGCTCGACGCCGGCAGCATCGTGTTCGGCGACCCGGAGAAGGTCGAGGTCGTCGACGCGGACGCCGAGCGCGGCGCGTTCCTCTCGCCGGTGCTGCTGAAGGCCGACCCGGAGCGCTCCGAGCCGCACGAGGTCGAGGCGTTCGGCCCGGTCTCGACGCTGCTGCCCTACACCTCCACCGAGCAGGTCATCGAGCTGGCCGCGCGCGGTGGCGGCAGCCTGGCCGGCTCGATCGTCAGCGCCGACAAGGAGTTCGTCCGCGAGGTCGTCCTCGGCGCGGCGGCCTACCACGGCCGGCTGCTGGTGCTGGACGCCGACGACGCCAAGGAGTCGACCGGCCACGGCTCGCCGATGCCGCAGCTGGTGCACGGCGGCCCCGGCCGCGCGGGCGGTGGCGAGGAAATGGGCGGGATCCGCGGCGTGCTGCACCACATGCAGCGCACGGCCGTGCAGGGCTCGCCCGCGGTGCTGTCGGCCGTCACCGGCCGGTGGGTCACGGGCGCGCCGCGCACCGAGAGCGACGTCCACCCGTTCCGCAAGTCCCTGGCCGAGCTGAAGATCGGCGACTCCGTAGTCGCCGGGCCGCGCACGGTCCTGCAGTCCGACGTCGACCACTTCGCCGAGTTCACCGGGGACACCTTCTACGCGCACACCGACCCCGAGGCCGCGGCCGCGAACCCGCTGTTCGGCGGGATCGTCGCGCACGGCTACCTGGTCGTCTCGTTCGCGGCGGGCCTGTTCGTCTCGCCCGAGCCCGGCCCGGTGCTGGCCAACTACGGCCTGGAGAACCTGCGGTTCCTGACGCCGGTCAAGGTGGACGACGCGCTGACCGTGACGCTGACCGCCAAGCAGATCACGCCGCGCATCGACCAGGAGTACGGCGAGGTCCGCTGGGACGCCGACGTGACCAATGACGACGGTGATTCTGTCGCGAAGTACGACGTCCTGACCCTCGTGTCGAAGGAGCAGCCGTGA